The genome window AACGAAATATGGTTGAGTGCTCTCTTAATTAGACGTGCTTCCATTTCTTGTTATGGGACAAACTACACTATTCGGACAGATTTATGTTACATCCAAAGGATGATTATATCTCTCTGCATTGTACCGACTACTTAATCTCTGAATTTCCAGAAACTATGGTCCATAAACCGACCGGCTAATTAAGATAAGGGTTCTTGCTAAGGAGTCAAGAGTTCCATACTTGTTCTTGTTTATGATACTCGGAGCATTTTTATTGGCGGAACGGTTACTCCTATCCCtcctttgaaaaaattattacaagatCTTAGATAATGTGATTATGACAAATTTCATGTAATatttaatgacattttttttaggtAGTAATCACATTTTTgaagaataataatatatcaacaatgtatatatatatttttttggtaagaCACTCTATATCATTAATacttatttgacattttttttatttgttttttcttatcaaattatattacctattatttctatatttctctctcctctttttTCTCTATCAAAATGTCAAATAATATTAGATATCCATGAATCTTTATcccattttcaatttgaaaaaaaaaaagttaataacgTGTCATGTAAACATTAGTCAGTTGGAATTACATAAattctaaattatataataatttagaaTACTTCAtaccttaaaaaatgaaataaaatataaagtaagaTCCATTTTTTGTAAAGTGAGCAATATTTGTAGAAAACAATTGTTGAATATATACAGACTCAACTTTTTTCATGGAGGTGTCAAAATAGCTTACCCACGTCACTTAGTCCTTATCCACGTAATCAAAGGCCAAAAATtccacaaattttttttttaaaaaaaaacatgcagcaGGGCTAAAAAGCCCATAAGTGCATGCGTATTAATTTTGTAAGAAATTATTGTTATTGGAAGTGATTTAATAgagtgaaaaattataaaacgaaGGACAATTCCGGACACAAATGCTAAATCTtgagtgtgttttttttaataaattgagaaaagacaaaaaaaatagactACAAAATCAAAGGGAAGGATTATATTGAACATCAGCTAGCATTCAGTAGATGAATAGCCGCAGCAGGGGACCTCCCAAACAATGAAGCTTTGTCTGCTTAATTTCTGTCTGCAAATTTAGCTAATTATATGATTAACATTTGAAACAGGTGGGATTCCCACTCTCTTTTGAGTGCATAATTCCTCCATGCAATTTGTGATAGGTATGAATTTCCAGTTGACAGTAAACGAGAGATTTCCATTCCATGCATGCCATTTGTTTCACAAACTACCCTTTGCGTCCTGTATTAATTCCATGCATGCAATAGTCCATCTCATAACCTAAACTAACGtttttgatcaatttttttttaccttttcgtgataattgaaaaattattatgcGAGTTTCATTGATCACGCCCCAAAACATTGTTTGTGCACGTCCAAGACCCCCTGTACGCCTgtagtattgatttttttagaaaagaaggaaacagttttaaaatgcttttttattcttacagttgttttatatttttgtgaacTTTATATTTTTGTCAGTTATTTCTTGCAGTTTTCATGTTGtacttattgttttatatttttgtcaaCTTTTTTTCCCAATCATAATGAAGTGGTTGCTTCGTATCTTTGCTCAGAAAATGGGTTGGTTCAGCCTTAAACATCTGATTGAACTACACATACATTATGAACAGATAATCCTTTGTAGTACAAATTGGGCCGTGTCATCTTTTcacaaatgacaaaaaaaaaatagtttaaaacttTACAAGGCCCAAATTGTCAATCATGAATTGCACAAGAGCCTTCCGTTCCATTAATGCAGAGTgaaataaagaattttaattgtttgatatgaaaataaaaataataaatttatcatgtacTATGTACATGtgttaatattaattgttgatttttttaataattattgaaaattcTTAGTTTTTCATCTAAATAAGATGTGACTTTAAATAACCAAACCTAACATAGTAAATTAACAGCTTAgtttatacaattatttttccCTAACAAGCTATTAAGTTCATGTTTGGGTAGTTTGAAACGCATATTCACATTCTCTTCCTATGTCCAAAGACTAAAAAATGTGAAAGCTACTTAAGGTTACTTCTAGTTCTAGTGGATATGATTTTTAGAATGAGTTTCTAAACACAAATCTATCCTCAGTTTTAAACTAATCTGcttgtgaaaataatttattcaataaattactAAGTGCAGTGTGAAGGCCAATGAGTTTagaatagataaattaatttagCATGGTTAAAACTAGCCTATGAGCAGAATCCAAGTTACCTCTTATTCCAAGGTTTTTACTATTCTCTTTGTTCTGCCACAGTTATAGACTGCAAATGTGATTAAACGTACACAAAGTTCAGTTTATGGCGTCTTAAACGAGATTTAAAGTGGTTTGGAGTTTCAATTATTGCACAAAAAATGGACAACACAACAAGAGGAGCGAGCGTGGGCAAGATGTTGTTATGTAAGCATTCATTGGTATGCGGCAGAGGCTCGTTATTTAGTCGCTAGCTTAGCAGTGTGACTATGATACACACAGCAGAAGGAATGCATGTTCATGTTCTGAAGTCTGAACCATTCCATCATATTTACCAAAACccaaccagaaaaaaaaaagaagaatgatTGCCAGGATCTCATGTGATTGCATAATCATAGAGTGAAAAGATAATACCATAATGTTGAAGCGAGAGATtatgttctttctctttcccACACTCAGACTGAAAGAGAAGGATAGAGGGGAATGTAGCGTACTAGCGTTGTTATATGGTGGGACTACTCTGCTGACATTTTTTACTGCAAAAATAAGACTACACCTCATTACAAGGCTCCCACTATATTAAAACCAAagccaaaataataaaagtaaggAACGAAAGTGTGTAAAATGAATGGAAAAACCAAAAATCTACAGCTGTAAATGCATGTCCTTTAGTGGGAGATTTCCCCTCATATCTGGTGAAATTGGTGGCTTTTTGCTGTTTCAATATTCTACTTGTCTTATTTATCATCTATTTGTGGTTCTAACTTCTCAGGTTGTAAATTGTAATGCCTATGCTTCTCCCTTGCATTGCAGCaagcaattattatataatctttggtttcttgttttTTGACAGAGGCTCGTCGACCGAAGGAGAGGTGTTTCCCTTTTCGGGGCTCCTCCTTTTCTTGCCCCTCTgcatttttctcatttgtccTTCTATGTTCCATCACTTCAACATGAAAAGGTCTTTTTagcatatatatattcaattccTTCCTTCTAACTTTATGCTCTTTGCTTCATCCTATTATATTATCCGTCCTTTCAGCTCTCAAATTCTCTTTCTTGATCACCTCTCTTAACTACTCCATCTACTTTCACTTTTCCTCCTTCCTTACGGTAGTGTTAAATTCTCTCTGAAATGGGGCGTGATCATCACCTTGTTGTTTGTGGCCAAAGACTCAGTTTTCTTAGCATTTCTCTTTGCTTTCTGATAATTTCAAGTTGGACCCAGATGGGACTTGTTACTGAAGGTACATACATTAGAGATTTTCAAAGCTTCCAAATAGACACCAATATCATCTCCATCTAACATTGTCTTCTCTTTTGTTCTTAACAGGTAGAAAGACTCCCAAACAGAATGGTTTCTATCAGGTACAATTAAGCTTACCTTATTAAATGTTCTCTAGTCTCTGCTGATTAGCATGAATGATAAACCACTTAAACTTGATTTGGCATTGTGGTGATTTGTGTAGGCAGTACATGATGATAAGGCAATGGTGAGGGCACAAATAGGGTCAAGGCCACCAAAATGTGAGAGAAGGTGCCGGTCTTGTGGACACTGTGAGGCCATTCAGGTACCTACAAATCCTCAAGCGCAGAACGGGAAGATCAACTCTTCAACTGTGTCTACTATTGCTTTTACAATGGGAGAAGGTGGCTCTAACTACAAGCCTATGAGTTGGAAGTGCAAATGTGGGAACCGGATTTTCAACCCCTAATTCCAATTGTACCATAACTTAGTTGTTAGATATTCAAGGATAGCAACTAATTTACCAATTTTGTATATGAATATACATTTCTAAGTAAtgtaattcttttgtttttgtctctTTGGTTCTTACCTCTCAATGTCCTGTGTCTGAGGAAAAGCGTTTATTATGCTATAATTACATTGTTCCTCCATTTCTTTCCTGGCAATGTTTATTTGTACCATTTGCGGCTGCTAATCATTGTCCAAGACATAACTTGCAGTGTGCTAGTTGATTTAGTGCTTCTGCTTCTCTTAAGTAGATTCTGCcagtttaaaacttaaaatgaaaACTAGCTTTTTTGTCATTAAAATCTCTACTTTCATAAAGCAGCATGGCTGCTTTCTTATGTTCACATATTTAATATCTTGGGGTgctagtaaaaataaaatggacGTGGAGATTGGAGTGACAATTCCTctgtttttatttctatattagCATGGCCAACATATTGAAAAATTTCCCAACTAAGAAGAGATGAGAAGACACTATTAGAAATATACAAATGAGAAAGGTGATTTTACAAGAGTATAATGGAGTTTATAAAGACAGTGAGAGTAACTAACTTCCTAATTGATGTAATTGATTTGTATCCAATGTAATAGACGAAAAAGGAAAATTTGCTCACAATTTAAAAGGGATTTCACCAAACATGATCCCCATTGTTTTCCTCGAGGATAATCCACTAATGAGGTTAAAGAATACaatcaaacttttaatttttgaaaatcccATACATTGATACAATGCAGTTAGAGCTGATTTctactttttcttgtttttattgaGACGTCCTGTAGTAATCTCAAGCCGGAGCTAAACCCTGCTATCTACATGAAATCAGAGaaagcaacaaaaataaattgacaagtaaACCTCTATAGTTTCATTGTActcttaaattttctttttattttattttataatatacgtCTAAAAAATAAACAGAGATTGATTGCGGACTATTTGTCCTAAGCGAGTATTAAGTTGCTTTCAAGTAGATTTTGCATATGATTTGTCCTGTTTCCCGTGCCCCTATATTGGAGTGATCAATCTACTCTACAAAATTTTTGGAACAAAACCTTACAAATGAAATCAAGCAGTTTCTGATATAATGgttgagttttattcacttgaatgaactaaaacaaaaacaaacaaataaaaaaataaataaatacgaaAACCCCACTTAGTCTGTCATCTTACCATATCTGAGTTGATTTTGTAGACGCTAGACATTGGAGTCTAAATAGTAGTAAATACCCGTCAGAAAAATCTAATTTTGCTGAATATATCTATAACTACTGAAAAAACCCGTGATGTAACATGTTTAGAGTCGCACTTTGGTTACCAATTTGATATATTATGAATGCAACGCCACTGTTTGACTCTACAGTGAGTTGTACAAAACGAGAatcattattatatattgtGTGGTCAAATGACAATAGGCACTGATAACTAGCCACCGAAAGGAAGCAGTGGGATGCATGATATCTACGGCCAAAAATTCTAAAGTATCAATAAGAAATTGGCAGCAGTTTTTCCAATAACGTGCTTGGGAACTGCTGTGTCCGTGAATGGAGGGAGATCGTTAGTTGGAAAGAAACCCATGTTTGTGATTTCTATTCAAAATGACAATACAATAACGAGTCACATGATGTAACACCTTTCCCATCATGAACCTGTTGATTGGTATATCAATAGTAAGAAGGCAGGAGATCAGATGCTGTTTTGAGTAAGCAAACTTAGTGGAGTGTTTCACAGGATTTCCACTTCTCATTTTAGGAATTGAATAGATGGAAGAGAACAGGCTTCTTTAGTGTAAAGAATGCCGaagttaaaaagaatatttacaaagattttttttacagatcAATGGTATTTCTGCAGGAGATAATCTTACTCAAACTAACCAGAATTACTGTAAATAGTATAGTTCTCTTTGAATATTTAACGTAGTAGTATACTGAAAACCTGAATTTGATACAACTGTTGGAACAAATTGTTActtttgtttctgttctttcGAAAATGTCATTGAAATAGTTCTATTATTTAAACGTCAAATGACTAATAGCGTATTATATATACTTGTTTCTATCTATTGGGTGTTTTGTATCCTTTTCATATGTCTCTAAAATATTCTTCTAAAATCCAGGAAAACAACAAGAATCATCTCCCTTTAGTTATACAATAAACAGTTTCCTTTTCTGCATTGAAGATTAAAttgaagttttaaaattaacctACTAAATTGACAAAAAAGTATCATACACcaagatttaaatatttgatccAAACTGCGGcaaacttgaatttttttcttcacagCAAAAAAGAACTTGCATGTGATCTGTTACGTTCCACGGTTGGACAATTCATCTTATTTTACGAATATCCACTACGATAATGGTTTCCATACTGTGGATTGATTTCATGATTGATGGATTTGCGTGACAGCCTTTGCATAAAAATAAGCTGCAACAGTAGTACCCTTTGGAAACCCATTTGTCGTGAAGCAAATTAGAACCTCAATGAGCATAGTTTCTATTCCATGAGCATACCTTGTTGAAAACGAGAACAAGCTTTTTGACCTGCTGTAAATTTAAATGGTTACGCAATTTTCCAAAGTTATGCGGAGTATAACCATAAATGGGTCTGTGTTAGAAACACACAACATGAAAGaagctattttattaacggaaATTATTTTTAGTACGAATTTCATCCGTACCAATAGTAAGAAGTGAAATGTTATTAACTTCTATAGTTTTATTTAGCTTCCTGTGTATTTCTAGCCATCACGTGTACCATCTCTCATTCAGTGGTTGATTGCCAAACTTCGGTAccaaaaagataattaattaagagaaaaataaagatacTCGTATagatatgttaattttttttttatgtttaaatactTGAACCGTTGCATGTAACCAAAAGAGGCGTTATAAAATGCTGTGAGACGGAGGAAAATGACTAGAGAAAGAACATAAGATTTACGTTAAAAGTGAATGCAGATCGAAAGAAccttttctgttattttttacATGGACACTTGGAAGGGATTACCATAATAATATAGATGAAGCTAATTAAAGggcaagagaagaagaaaatatgatAGGAGTACAGAGGGTGGCAGCAGTCACGTGAGGGAGAAGTAGAATTAAGAAAGGAGCTCCACCATGAACATGAACACATGGTATGAAAAACtcgaaaagataaaagagaatgtTGGTGCAAAGGTCAAGACGGAGACAAGTGAAAAACTAGCTTCGGGACCACCGGGAGAAAAGGAATTGTGATTTCATACACagctttttcctctcaagtttTTTGTGCTGTAAATATCAGCAACACGGTTTTGAAGTTGCCCCATCCCTGTGGCGTGGACAAAATGTACTACGCTGAACTACATACCATTCAGTCATACTTTAGTTCCCATCTGATGCTGATGGACCAGTAAGTCATATTATTCTATTCTATAACGCCTTTGCCAGCATATTTTCACCACTATCGTTTTTGGCATTAACCTAAATGCATTCTCAAGAATGACATGACTTGGCTCTAATTATTTTCGCCACCTTACAAAAACACCGGGTGGGGGGCTAGTTTGATTACCGTGTAGGTAAACTACTGTCTCCAGAGATTTTACATTTAAGGGCTTTAGTCCATTGTTGTTTATTAAGGTTTGGTATCAAAGTCACCTCATCTAACTCAACCCTAAAAGCTAGTTCATAGAGTAAGGGTTGTCCTCACCTTATATGCTCTATCTTGATACTATCTCTAGTCAATGTGaaacttgagttttttttctaattctatTAACATGATTAATTGCACATAACAAATATCACATACAATACACAATTAtagattatataaataaatatttatttttctgaagAAACACATGGCAGTCACCaaaattttttcttaaagtagCAACCTATAGTATGTAATTAAaccaaatacataaaaaaaagtctctcttcaataacaaattacataaaaaaaacacttcctAAGCAAAGTTTTCTAACTTGATAATTAGCAAACATATTCACTGCTAATGTATCTTGAAATCTAGTCCACTCTTCAATAGTTGAATAGTTGTGACATCATTTGTCACattattttgaactctttttGTTGGTCGAGTTAACTCTTGATCAACAACAGAAAAAGCTCTCAATCTCGAGCCTCTGAAAGTTGAATAGTTTGTTGCTCATCTCTTATAAAAttgtataacaaaaaaaaaacatttataatttttatttatatctttatatcaaaaaatgaaggagttcttaatataattcatcttttttttttcaatatcccGAACGACCTTTCTACTGCATTTCGTGCACTTGTATGATGaagattaaataattcattataattttgagggGTGTTTCCAATTCACTCATTGAGATGATGTCTAATCCCTCAATATGGCACTAAAAATTCAGGACCATTAGTATATCTTGCATCCACAAGAAAGAACTTACTtacaattgtttaaaaaaatcataggcTTGAACTACATAAgttacataaaaatttatttacaagagATATTACCGGTTGAAATTTCAAGTTTATTTTGACGACGTAAAACATCTCATAATACTCGAGAATCTCCGGTAGACCCTTCCCACCCAGGCAACACATAACTAAACCTTAAATTTGGACCACAAGTTGCAAACACATTTACAGAGACATTAGCTTTTCTGTTATGATATCTAGGCCTATCTGTAGGGGAAATTAACATCGAAATATGTGTCTCATCAAGTGTTTCAACACAATCCTACAAACAACAcaactttattaatatatttagtttCTGAAAAATGTTTATAGTTAGTTAATCTAGCCTAAATATTGATAAACTTACCTTAAACCAACTTCATTTAATTGACTCTGAACCTTAtaggttatatatataaaacttcaAATAGTATTTGCTCAGTTTCATTACATCTCTTAAGACATTATTGAATTGTCTACTAATTATTTCTTTAGATCTGCAATAATCTAAATGTGCAACCCTATACTTAAGGTTGTGAGCAAGGATATGTAAAAACATCGTCATCGCTTCAGTTATTGAAACATTTCTTATTCTTACTAATCCATTGCCTTCTTGTAAAATTCTACAAAGCTTGAAAAATGCATTCTTATTAACCCTTAATGAGACGATTAAGGTGACTGTGACATTCCAATTCCCAATTGCGGGTTGGTTCCTTAACAAAATGATTGTTATGATATCATGCTACTACACCCATAATCATATAAACGGCACAAGcagaaacaattttaattatcttcttAACTTCCTCTCTTTTACATTTTCTTGAAGTAATTACGATGTCAACTATGTTAGCATTCATTTCTTCCCACTCCAAACTCCTATAAAATTGTCAAATATGTAGTTTCTAAAAGATTAGTAATTACAAGCCAAGGATCATTTCCTAATTAAAAGAATGCAATCCAAAGTCCAAACTAGCAGGATCCAAAGAAAATCAAACTTCATAACACAGAACAATAAAAAATCCTTCAATATTAAACCATTCCTCAAGCCTAATGAAGCAAACCCAAACAAAGTTATactaaataagattaaaaataaagttatattaaagaagattaaaaataataataagttatacgaaacagaatataaaattactataaagatatagtttttaaaagaatataaaatttattggtgttaacacataatttattatgtGTCAGGTTATTGGTGGAATTGTCATAGTCATAATGTTACCTCTGGTAGCAATAGCTACAAAATCTGCTTCATTTGTATTCACACACTCAGAATTAGCCCCTAAATCAGCAGGAGTATCAAGCAAACCAAATGCAGTCATTCTAACATTTCTTGGCAGCCAGTATTCTCTCTATGGCTATGATGTTGCAGTACATTTAACTGAAGAAACCAAAGGTGCAGACAAGAACGGACCTATTGTCATTAGAATAGGAAAATTCAACTTCTTTGAATACTAAATTATGTGATTGAATTCTATGCAGTTTTTTGTCATTAGAATAGGAATTTCCTCTACCTCAGTCATTTCGCACTCCTCCctcataactaaaaaaaaaaaaaaaagaagcctgGCAAAACAGAGCAAATGTCTATTGCCATTACactcttatttaattaaattttatatacattttttaaattactagtTTCATTAACAAAGGGGAGTGACAATGGACACAAGGGAATGGCAACACTCATTCCCATTAACAGAATATCAACCACaacatatattttatcttttacccCTAATCAACAACAGGCTTTGTACTCTATGTTCGAttgtttcaaataataataatgaataccAGAGCACGTTTGTAGCCTTTGCAAAATGAAATTGAACCAAACTGGAAAACGGTTCTCCCTTAATTTAACTAAACTAGAATTTgcaaaaactgaacagaatcgTTTCTTTCATTCAGTACACTGTTAAAAATGGTCCAGTTTTTAAACTCCCAATTCAGTTTAGTTCATAATTTGATCAGCTTATTGAATTCCAACTCCTGCCCCAAGCAGAAACCAGATTAATTACTTGACtaatttgtttaataattaGTACCAAAAGGGTAGGAAATTTCTATACACAAGTGGACTGTTGAGAAcagattttcaactttcaatgtTTAGAGTCAGAAAACTTTCCCATGAAAAGGTTTTtgctagaaaaagaaaaaaaaaatgtaaagttaATACAAAGAACCTGGAaattgcacaaaaaaaaaattaattttcagggGAAAGGACATTTGGAGTTTTGACAAAGATTAATCTTATAGACAAGGGTACTGACGCAGCTGAGGTAAGCATTCACTTGCTGCAAGGTTTTCCTTTTCCTTGGGAAAAGTCTTTCCTTCATGTTGTCCTTTGACCAAGAACTTAGCACGGGAAAAGTTATTTTGTAGTTTCAGAAAATTAAGCAATGCAGACATCTTGCTTCCAGAATGGGCTTTGTGCATCTAGGAAAGGTGCTATCTAAGGTATGCAGAATTGTGGTCCTAGTAGAAGGTGTtacttgaaaattgaaattcaatggATGCATTGACTCTTGGGATGCAACCGATTGTTTCCAAATTGCTGAGTTGATTATcgtccttattttttttatttttttttttttgttaaatatatgtttaaattttcaACATTTGGAATCTGACATCAAGGCTCGGATCCCAGGCCTACAATCACTCATTAACAATACTATCATTGACTGGAGATAGAATTAAACCGTATTGGAAACCCTATTGCTACTGATACTGGTGTAAGCCACATCATTTACCCCACCCCTAACaactgatataatttttttaaattgtaaccTTCTCATAAGTACTACTCTTCATGATTAGGTTATCAACTAGTGGTGCTTTTGTAGATCAAAAGTTAGCAATCATCCGAGACAAGTGCACAAATGCAGAGATATAcagagatgaaaagaaagagacaaacaaATCATCAAAAGCCAAACcctagataaaaaaacaaaatcaacaaaattaaataacaaaacacaTTAACAAAAATCAGAGACACAATACGAACATATGAACTCACCATGAGAGTGAAAGCATAAACCACCATGAGAGAGTGAGAGCGTGAACCACTGTGCGAGAGAAAGTGAGAACACACTTTGAACCACCACGCAAGAGTGTGAACCACCATGAGAGAGTGAGAGGGGTGAATTGTTGCACGAGAGAGTGAGaacacaatttgaatcaccacACAAGAGTAGAGCGAGTTCCAAGCATGGAGTTGAGAGACGATGAGAGTGAAAGAGTGAGTTGAGCGTGGAGTCACGAGGCGATGAGAGTGAGTTAGGGGCgtggaatttcaaattttctattttttggtagTATTTTAAATTCCATTGATTTAGTACAATTAATTGCCCCATAAAAATAccagcattttaatttccttttaaataatttttacaaacaAGTCATTTCAACCAAGAGAATTTTAATTGTCCAATTAAAATGAATCACCCGGTTGAATTGACATATCCAAAAGCATGGTAAGGGTTCAGAGAATACTTTCGGGAAAGCAAAAATAATATCTATGGACAAGAACTTAGGTAGAATGCCACCACAaaaactagtattttttttaacacacaaaaGTTACTGTACTTGGAACTTGGAAGTCTAAGACCTTATAGATCTCACAGTAGAATCTCGTCCTTTCAATATGAAATATGAAACTCAAGTCACGCCCACACGGGTTGGCTATATGCACAATCCCGATGACTAGTCCCAAGCAAACATTGGAATGTAGATGTCACCACCCACACTGCTCATTCGTAGCTAAGAAATATGGTAAAATACTCTAATACCAATTAATAAGAATCTTGAAATAACCACTCCACAAAAGTTCATTGTTGTAATTAGAAGCCCAAAGTCTGATAACTCCCATACTAGAATCTTATAATGTTGGACGTGTCCTTACCTTGCAATGGGATCCTAACACTATTCCATCAACATAGTAATTATGT of Glycine soja cultivar W05 chromosome 1, ASM419377v2, whole genome shotgun sequence contains these proteins:
- the LOC114405820 gene encoding EPIDERMAL PATTERNING FACTOR-like protein 2, whose amino-acid sequence is MGRDHHLVVCGQRLSFLSISLCFLIISSWTQMGLVTEGRKTPKQNGFYQAVHDDKAMVRAQIGSRPPKCERRCRSCGHCEAIQVPTNPQAQNGKINSSTVSTIAFTMGEGGSNYKPMSWKCKCGNRIFNP